The genome window aagtTGAAGCCTTGTTGATTGAGTTTAACCTGTCTATTCCAATACAGAAGGCATCAAGGGTatacattttcctttaagcactgtCTTAGCTGCATCCCATTCCTTTTGATATgcagttttcatttcattcagcTCAAAATACTTTCTGTCTTTGCGATTTCTTCTTCCACACATGGAATATTTAGAagtgcattgtttaatttccaggtagTTGTGGATTTCCCaacttttcttctattaatttttaattaaactctGCTGTGGTCAGAAGACATGCTTTCTATGATGCCAGTCCTCTTAAAGTTGAGATGTGGTTGATGGCCTGGCATATTGCTGATCCTGGAGAAATTCCATGTGCAATGAGAATTGTGTGCATTTTGCTGTGGTTTAGGAGAGAGTTCTATTATATCAATGATTGCACCATTAGAGTTTAATTTATGGAGGTGACTGAATGACAGCATAGAGAGCCTACTGCTATTAGATGAATGTATTACTTGCATTTCCCAAGAAAAGGGAGCATACAATGCCACACAAGACCACATGGGGAAGCACCAGGGTCAGTCAGAAGACAGAAAGGACAAGGGAAAGTGTAGCACAGAGCCTTTATTGGGGTTTCTCTGGGAAATACAAGGCAGGGCAGGGTAAACAGCCTAGGCCTGGCAACAGCCAATAATTCTGGTGGGCTTTGGGCAGAGAGGTAGTCCCCAGATGCCTGACAGCTGGCTGTGGGGTGATGCAGGGGGAATATTGGCCCAAGCTTTTCTGCATTtcagtattcaaaaatcaattaataaccTGACATAGCAACAGGCTAGAGAAGAATAATCAGATGATCATATAATCAATGCAGGAATAGCATTGACTaaccatttatgataaaaattctctGTAAAACAGAAGTAGAGGGGGAACTTCTTCAACTTAATAAAGAacatctgccaaaaaaaaccctactGCTAACATTATGCTTAATGATGAAAGGCTGAATGCTTTTCCCTgaagatcaggaacaaaataaGGTTCTCTCATCTCACCACTCTCATTCTGTATAATGCTGGAAGctctaccccataaataagttgagaaaagtaaataaaagccaTAAGACGAGAAAGTAATttgagaaagggaaataaaagccCTAAGATCAGATAataaactatccctatttgcagatgacttaGTTTTCCATGTAGAAAACACTAAGCAATctctaaaggaaaacaaacaaaaaacttcctgGAATAAGTAAATTCATTAAGGTCTAAGACCACAAGATAAATCAATTGTACTTTTATCCTAACAATAAACAAAAGggcaccaaaattaaaaataaaatatcatttaaaacaaccCAAAAGCAGAGTATTTAGGTGTAAAGACTATAAAACAatcaaaatttttatgttaaaaactaGAACACTGATTAGATAAATTAAAGGCCTAAATAtgcagaaaacaacaaatgaaataaatgaaacaaattccATGACAAATAGAGCCAGGGAAAGGCCATGAAGAGAGGGTATTCATGCACAAATGCCTGGTaacaaaaattgtgaaaaaagaccagaaaaccacaaccttgcacagaGGCATCTGTAAACTTACAGTAAAATTACTTCTGTGAgaacatctgcccagcaactctCTGTCCACTCTCACAAGGGCATCACTCTGGTTATTGATCCTTCTAGCCAAGAAAGATTATtccaaaacaattatgtaatcctccatcattttttctttaaatatctttgtcATCCTTTAccttcctgaatatgcacatagtttatTATGGCACAAATATTTGCATTGCAATGCCCATTCCCAATAAAAAAACCAATGTTCTTTCAGAGACCCCCTCTGTTTGTTATTAGTTTAACACAGACATAGGCCCACACAAATATGACCAACTGATTTTTAACCAAGTTGCAAAAGCAATTTAATGCAGGAAAGACCTTTTTCAACCAATTCCTGATGCAATTGGTCATCCACAGTCAGAGAAAGTGAACTTTAAGGCTCACACTTTATACAAAAAGGATTCAAGAGGGATCAAactaaaatttttggaaaaaatacaataaaattgttGGGACTTAGGGCtgggcaaagagttcttagatttGATACCAAAACaaaagggggtggggtggtgaattgaatgtcatcaaaattaaaaacttttgctctgtgactGACCCCATTAAGAGGATCACAGAAAAGctatagaatgggagaacatatttgcaaaccacatgtcTTGTTGAGGACTTGTATTTACATGAATAGAGAACACTCAGATTCTAACACTAAAATGCATAAGCAACAcaattagaaaataggcaaaatacaTGTCCATCATTGCACTGAAGAAGATATATcagtggcaaataagcacatgaaaaacattcaacatcattagccattatgaAAAGGCAAACTAAAAGACCATGGGAGATCACTACATACCTACAAGaatatctaaaatacaaaatagtgCCAACACTAAATGtgggtaaggatgcagagaaactggtcATTCAGACATTgatggtgggaatgaaaaatggcatGGCCACATTGGAAAACATTTGGGCAGTTTCCTATAAAACCAAACATGCagttaccatatgaaccagcaatagCACTCTCAggcagctcaggctgctataacaaaatagcagaggctgggtggcttaaccaacagaaatgtatttcttacagttctggaggttggaagtccaagattaaggtgctagCTGGGTTCAGTTCCTGGTGTAATCCATCTTCCTGGTTGGCTGACAGTCCTCTTCTCGCTATGCCTTCACATCATGGAGAGCAAGATAGATCTAATGTCTCTTACTCTTCTTatatgggcactaatcccattataggggtcccaccctcatgaactcacCTAAATCTAATTACTTCTGAATGATGCAATCTTCAAATACCTATAAGATTGGGGGTTAGGGctacaacatataaattttgggaggaaACAGAAACATTCAGTGTATAAAAAGCACACTCAATCATTGATCTCAGAGAATGAAAactcatgttcacacaaaaatccatACATGATTATTCACAGCAACTTTAACTGgaacctggaaacaacccagatgtccttcaatgtTTGCATGGTTAAACTCACACTGGTACCTCCATTCGGTGGAATAACTATGCAGCCATAAAATGTGCAAACTATGGAAACACTCACCCTCAATGAGTAtcaattatgctgagtgagaagGCTAATCTCAGAAGGTCATACGTGAGCACTGTTTGATCCCATTAATAGAACATTCTCAAACTAACAAAATTATATAGATGGAAAATAGTTTTGAGGTTGCTAGCAGGAATATTCACCCCCTTTGCCCTCAATCAGGTGTGCTTTGGGCACTTTTACAATCATTCTGAGTAGCTCAAGGGCTggcacagtctttttttttttttttttcctctaaagtcTACTTGATGAGGAGCTTCTGTGCCCTTGGTGGGGTGTCTGCCATTCCACACTGTCCATCCCATGTGTAACATCTGTCACATGTCTGCCTTATAACTTATCGGGTGTCTCTTCCCTTAGGAATTTGCCACTGTTCCCCACTTGTTAGACAAAATACTCTGAGTGATGCCACAGCAACCTGAGTAAAGTATCTccttgtgatattgtgaaatgtGTTTGGAGCTCATTCCCAtctcctggcatacaactcctaaaatccttggaatctccaaagtgatgagtgTCTTTTTGTGCACTAATGACTTGACTGAAGGCTGAGAGCCCATAGCAAGTTTCAGGATGGGGGTTGTTACTTTCAGTCCCACCTtccaacctccagggaggagagaggggctgaaggGTAAGTTGATCACtgatggccaatgatttaatcaattatgcctTCATAAAAACTCAAAAGGACTGGGTTGGAGAGCTTTCAGCTAGCTGAACATGTGAGGGTTCCCGGAGCTGTGCACTCATGGAGAGCAAGAAAGCTTGGTGCCTCTTCCCCCATATCTCACCCTATGGATCTCATTATCAGTATCCTTTGCGATGTCCTTTAAAAtgaactggtaaatgtaagtgtttccctgaattTTATGAGCCTCTTTAGTAAATTAACCAACCCTCCCAAGGGGGCTCTGTGAATCttgatttatagccagtcagtccaaagcacaggcaaaacaAACTGGTGCTTGCAATTGACATTGGAAATGGGGCAGTTttgaggactgagccctcaacctgtagCCTCTGATGCTATCTGGAGGTAGATAGTGTCAGCATTGAGTTGAATTACAGGACACCAGCTGGTATCCTCTGCAGAATTAGTTGCCTACATGGTGTTAGGGGAGAAATCACCACACACCTGCTGTCACAGCCTGTTCTGAGAGTACACTGAGTGCAACTGAGTTTGTTTCTTTACACACCTGAATAAAGAACATCCCTCATTCTGATGTGCTTATGTGccttgaattttccatttttggaAAAAAGTCCTTTTTTACCCAATTCTCTTTGTTCACATTGAAAGAATGACTGTTAAGTCTGGAAGCCTGAGGATATTGCCAAGCTCTCTGCAACAGTGTCCGTCACAGAACTGGACAAGCCAGCCAGGCCTATGAGGTAATCTTTGCTGCAAGGTGGTTATTCTACCTGTCCATACATGCTTCCTCCCTGCTCAGTGGTGACTCGGAATTGGGAACCTACTGTAGGTACTGAAACCAAGAAGAAATCATCCTGAACACCCCCACTAATCACTACTACATTTTGTCAAATCCACAGTATAGCAACAAGTGTGAACAGGTGAGTGCTGCCACCCCGCAGGAGGGAGAtgacaacacaagaaaaaaaaagtgctctgTGTCCTGATGACCAGTGGCTGTGGTCAAACACACAGAGGCTGTTACAGAACAAGAGTAAGTCCACCTGCCCTGTGCACAGCTAAGGCAATCACTGAACACCAAGATTTGCAGGCAAGAAAGCATAGGTTTTTACTGTAGGGCCATAAAACCCTCACTCCAGGGGGGTCCTGCCCTGTATCCAGAGACTAAGAAggatctgaacaaacaggccttgctaagtccCCCCAGGTTATTACCATAGGTCTGACCCCTTGTCCAATCATACGTGTGCATGACTGTCTATGCTTCATCAAACCCAAGCATAAAAATAGATGTCCCCATTTCTTTTGGTCTTGATTTCTGAGGCCTCCATTGGCATGTGAAACTTGTAACAAtttattatgcttttctcttgtcaaTCTGTCTGTGCTATGGGGCATCAGCCATGAATCTTGCAATGGATGAAGAAAAGACACTCCTTCCCTCCCCTACATCAGCACTGTGGGGAAATGAGTAAATGGTGCTTTAGTGATTGTTGGGTGGCCACACATTGGCTCTCAACCAACTGCAATGCAAGAGAGAGGTAAAGGCAGTGTTTGGGAGACTTCAAGGGGGATGGTTATTTCAAGTTTGGAGATGTCCTGGTTCAGTAAGATCCAAGGGCACGTGTCCAGTATTTGGACACAGTGGtctgcagatggggaaacaggcAAGCTGGATTTAGCATGTGGCACTCACTGAATCTCTGAGATTGGTTTGGAACCAAGAGGGTAGAGTCTGCTACATACCCCCTCCAGCCCTCCAAGAATGCAGTTGTGGTCAAGCAAGTCAGGCTTGTTGCTGGTGACTCCCAAAGAGAATGCACCCTCCACACCAGGAAGCAGCTCAGTAAGAGGGTGTTCAGAAGAAAGGACTACACTGCTTCGGCTCTGGTTGGGCACTTTCAAAGAACACTTAAGCAGATTCCTTCTGGGTTTGATGCTCTCAGAAAATGGGACAATTCCGTGATTGGgtgtctcaataaattttaccCGCTGGTAGAGTGACTTAAACCTGGTGAAGAGTCAGTAGTGACGCACTTTAGGCAAGAGGGGGTTTGGCCTTATTTCCATCTGTGCTGAGACATAATATGAGGTGGCCTGGTTTTGTCTGAGAGGGACCTCATCTGAGGCTGATGTCCTGCAAGACAGTTTATGTCCAAGAGAAGGACATCcctgccaacttccagatgtcccaggctgtgctctggtctcaaatttcctttctcttgtccaaggaaaaaaacataagggCAAGATGGCTGGGTGAGAAAGAACCTGAGGCAGCCTTTGTTAAGGTGACAGTGCACTTACCCCACAGCCCAGTAATTCCATATATGTGGGgagggccctcttctcccctgctgccttcaagcaacttcataggaagggcacagctgtggtttctgccagctcctgctccatgtgctcagcagctccagcctggaagcacctgggattcaaaatggtaagagcattttttttctttctctcatcatggcttctcctgccttcatgcactccgtaggtccctcctcttctttccctgagctctagtggctccagcttggctgctgttgctttttaaccattgtaaattggttgattttgcGGGGAGAGTGATGCTagagactgtctattctgccatcatgACCAGAAGCCCCAGCTACAAACTTTAGAAAAAATGAACTTCTCCACATGAGACAGTTTGgtaaaaatggtaataaaatttACATTCACTGGTTGAGTAGAAAAAAGTATGTAGAGCAATATGTTACAATTAATATACTTAACAAGATATAAAGAGGCTAGTTTGGCATTTAATCTAATAAATCCAGATGTAAGTCAAAATATTTATTACGCTAAGTGAACGTATTGACTAACATTAATGCCAGGTTGCACTAAGTAAAATTTGTTAAGAATACTTATATGCATAAACCCTACATACTTGAGTGGGGTGTTCTGTGCACTGTAGTATGTATAGCAGCATCCCTGCCCTCTAGTCACTAGATAGAGTAGCACCTCTATTTATCACAACCAATAATGTCTCCAGACATAGCCAATTGTCTCCTGGCAGAGAATATCACCACTTATACTTAAACATTGATagtcagatattttttaaagtaacttttgaTAGTATTTTAACCTATTTGAAAATTTACACATGTATTATATAAGCTGATAGTTTTCCCTTCATTTCAAATTCTtggatatataaggaacttggaGGATTTGTTGAAAATGTTGACATATTAAAGATATTTATGAACATTTACTTTATTCTCAGCATTCAGTAAGGTGCTTCCTAATAAGTTGTTCCCAATTTTTAGCACTGTAACTCCCCATGctttttttgatttttccatCAACTGACTTCAGAATAAAAGGTGGCAAACACAGGTCACTCTCCCATGTGAATCTTCTCATCTGCAAGAACTGGTAACTTCTCTTGGGAAGTCCTTAGAGTCAATTAGCTACAGTTGGCTGGTTGTGTTCTAATGCAAACAGGTCACACATACAATGGCTCATCagagtaaatgtttatttctcactcatatgAAGTACGAATGGAAGGTTTGGGAATAAAGGTGGGAAGACTCCTGCCTTCTACAATCAATTCCTTCTGTCTTAAATCATAGTGGCATTCTCCCACCTGGGCCTCTCAAGACCACCGTGAGGGTCATGTGTACTTTGGTCCCAGAGGGCATAAGAAACCAGAAAGAACTGCATGGACCTTTTCCTGTTGCCAGCCCTGAAAGTAATGTTCATCACTTGTGTCCCTATTCCTCTGGATACAGCTCAGTTACATAGTCATGCACACAATAAGAAGAGGCTGAATATGCATGCTAAGtgtgaaaaagaaaggagagtatTTGTGCATAATACATAGCTAGTCTCTGCCATACAGGATATCTCCAATGTGAGTTCTCAGATgtctgctgaggtgtgacttctgACAGAAGAGGCTTCCACACTTGTTAGTTAGCCTTCCACATTCACAAAATTTACATCCAAGAATTCAACCAACTGCTGATTTAAAATGTgtgaaaacagataaaaaaatactataataaaaattatacaaataacaCACCCTAAGAACTACTCAtactttttgcattttattcaGTATTATAAGTAAACTAGACATGTTAATTAAACAGCACAATGTTACAAAAATACTATGCCACATTATATAAGACTTAAGCATTCACAGCCTTTGGCATGACGGAGAAGTCCTGGAACCCATCCCCTGTGGTAACCAAAAAGCAGCTGTACATTTATAGGCCATcacttttgtttgtcttctctgaTGCTTACTCAGGTGTGATTTCTAGGGAAAAGTATTTTCACATACATTAAATCCATTGGTCTTTTCCTATGTGAATTTTCTCATGTCTACTGACATGTGACTTGCGGTATAAGATTTTCTACATGTGTTACATTCATATGACTTCTCACctatgtgaattctctgatgtgtaCTGAGGTTTGACTTACAGTGAAAGGTATTTCCACACTCACATTCATTTCTTATCTGTGAATTTTCTTATGTCTATTGAGGTGTGATTTATAGTAGAAAAATTTtctacattccttacattcatatggtttctcacctgtgtgagttctctgatgtacacTGAGATTTGACTTACagggaaaggtttttccacactcattacattcatagcgACTTTCTTcagtgtgaattctcttatgTCTATTGAGATGTGATTTGTAGAAAAAAGATTTACTACATTCCTTACagtcatatggtttctcacctgtgtggatTCTCCGATGTGTACTGAGGATTGACTTCCGGtgaaaggcttttccacactcattacattcatagggcttctcccctgtatgGATTCTCTGATGTGTACTGAGGATCGACTTATGGTGAAAGGTTTTTCcgcattcattacattcatagggcttctcccctgtatgaattctctgatgtatacTAAGGACTGACTTCAggggaaaggtttttccacactcattacattcataaggCTTCTCCTTTGTGTGAATTACCTGATGCATGCTAAGGTTTGACTTCTggtaaaaggtttttccacactcattgcatttatagggcctttcacctgtgtgaattctctgatgcctgctgaggtgtgacttatagtaaaaggtttttccacactcactaCATTTATAGGGCCTttcccctgtgtgaattctctgatgcttgctgagGTCTGACTTCCGgtgaaaggcttttccacattcattacattcatagagCTTCCCCcttgtatgaattctctgatgtatacTAAGGACTGACTTCAggggaaaggtttttccacactcattacattcataaggCTTCTCATTTATGTGAATTACCTGATGCATACTGAGGATTGACTTCTGGTGAAAGGTTTTTCCGCACTCACTGCATTTATAGGGGCTTTCACCTGAGTGAATTCTCTTATGTCTATTGAGATGTGATTTATAGAAGTAAGATTTtctacattccttacattcatacagtttctcacctgtgtgagttctctgatgtgcAAAGAGGTTTGACCTACagggaaaggtttttccacactcattacattcatagcgACTTTCTTcagtgtgaattctcttatgTCTATTGAGGTGTGATTTGTAGAAGAAAGATTTACTACAtaccttacattcatatggtttctcacctgtgtggatTCTCCGATGTGTACTGAGGATTGACTTCCGGtgaaaggcttttccacactcattacattcatagggcttctcccctgtatgGATTCTCTGATGTGTACTGAGGATTGACTTATGGTGAAAGGTTTTTCcgcattcattacattcatagggcttctcccctgtatgaattctctgatgtatacTAAGGACTGACTTCAggggaaaggtttttccacactcattacattcataaggCTTCTCCTTTGTGTGAATTACCTGATGCATGCTAAGGTTTGACTTCTggtaaaaggtttttccacactcattgcatttatagggcctttcacctgtgtgaattctctgatgcctgctgaggtgtgacttatagtaaaaggtttttccacactcactaCATTTATAGGGCCTttcccctgtgtgaattctctgatgcttgctgagGTCTGACTTCCggtaaaaggtttttccacactcattacattcatagcgACTTTCTTCAGTGTGAATTCTCTTAGGTCTATTGAGGTGTGATTTgtagaaaaaagatttaccacgtTCCTTACagtcatatggtttctcacctgtgtggatTCTCTGATGTATACTGAGGACTGACTTCCGGtgaaaggcttttccacactcattacattcatagggcttctcccctgtatgaattctctgatgtatacTAAGGATTGACTTCAGgagaaaggtttttccacactcattacattcataaggCTTCTCCTTTGTGTGAATTACCTGATGCATGCTAAGGTTTGACTTCTggtaaaaggtttttccacactcattgcatttatagggcctttcacctgtgtgaattctttgatgcctgctgaggtgtgacttatagtaaaaggtttttccacactcactaCATTTATAGGGCCTttcccctgtgtgaattctctgatgcttgctgagGTCTGACTTCCGGtgaaaggcttttccacactcattacattcatagagCTTCCCCcttgtatgaattctctgatgtatacTAAGGATTGAATTCAGGGAAAAGGCTTTTCCGCACTGATTACACTCATAGGGCTTCTCATTTGTGTGAATTACCTGATGCATACTGAGGATTGACTTCTGGTGAAAAGTTTTTCCGCACTCCTTGCATTTATAGGGGCTTTCACCTGAGTGAATTCTCTTATGTCTATTGAGATGTGATTTATAGAAGTAAGATTTtctacattccttacattcatacagtttctcacctgtgtgagttctctgatgtgcACAGAGGTTTGACTTACAaggaaaggtttttccacactcattacattcatagcgACTTTCTTcagtgtgaattctcttatgTCTATTGAGGTGTGATTTGTAGAAGAAAGATTTACTACAtaccttacattcatatggtttctcacctgtgtggatTCTCCGATGTGTACTGAGGATTGACTTCCGGtgaaaggcttttccacactcattacattcatagggcttctcccctgtatgGATTCTCTGATGTGTACTGAGGATTGACTTATGGTGAAAGGTTTTTCcgcattcattacattcatagggcttctcccctgtatgaattctctgatgtatacTAAGGACTGACTTCAggggaaaggtttttccacactcattacattcataaggCTTCTCCTTTGTGTGAATTACCTGATGCATGCTAAGGTTTGACTTCTggtaaaaggtttttccacactcattgcATTTATAGGGCCTTTCACccgtgtgaattctctgatgcctgctgaggtgtgacttatagtaaaaggtttttccacactcattacatttatAGGGCCTttcccctgtgtgaattctctgatgcttgctgagGTCTGACTTCCggtaaaaggtttttccacactcattacatttatAGGACCTCTCCCCTGCATAAATTCTCTTATGTGTATGGTGGGCTGAGTTGTGGGAAAAAGATTTcctacattcattacattcatatggtttggCACCTGTGTAAGTTCTCTGACGACTTCTGAAGAGTGAGTTCTGGTGAAAAGTTTTTCCACAGTCATTACATGTATAAAGCTTCTCCCCTGTATGTGTCCATTTGTGGACTGTAAGAGATAACTTCTTCATGAAGGATTTATCATATTCTTTACATTTGTAGGATTTTTCTGCTGTGTGTATTTGCTGATGTTTAGTGAGTTCAGACTTTTTATAGAATACTTTCCCACATACATCACATTGAAATGTTTTCCTCAATACCTGAGTTATGTCTTGGTCAAGGAGAGCTGAGTTAtaaaaggctttcccacattcattgtATTTACAGGTAGTTTCTCCCAAATGAAGCTTCTTATGTGCCAATAATATTGGCTCTGTGTTGAAGGCTTTCCCTGGTTTACTATATTCAAAAGGGTACTGCCCAACTTGAATCTTGTTATTCTGACTAAGATGCTCACAATGTGTGTGGGATTTCCCAGTTTTATTTTGGTCATCAGGTGTCTCTCCAGCATGCGTCTTATCAGGATTTCTAGGAGGAAGTGCATACTTACATACATTAAACTTCTCAATGTTAATTTCTGAAGAGTTTTCACTGTTTATAATCAGATTTGAAGTACAGTTTGAGctcaaattaaatgttttttccaACTTAACTCTCTCCTCAGTTGATGTTTTGCTGTCGGTGATTAAAACTTGCCACAAGTATTTACTGtgattttcttgacttttctcaATTTGATTATTGACTATATGGAgatctaaaatgagaaaaaaatccataccCATAAACCAACATAAGCATTTTCTATGAATGCACatgcaaagataaaaatgtttcttcctatcctaaaaattttttaaatgagtattaGTTTTATAGGTTATATTAATATGTTTTCTAATGTTTAGTcatcttttcctttgcttctttattcattttttattcgcaagaaaatatttagtaaaaatgtTCACCCACTGCTTAGTTGTAGTTTTCAAACAAGTGCTTATCATCAGCCAACTGTTTGccctgttcttttttatttgctttattcttaCAGCAACAGTGGGTGTCTTGTACTGCTTTTATTATTCCTATTGCACTCTGAAGGTGGCAAGGTTTTCTTGGATTATCTTCTTTAAGGTTCAGGAGCAAGCCAATTCTTTGTCCCTTAAATAAGGAATATGGTTTAGCTTCAGGATATTGCACCTACGTTTGTTTAGTGTTCACTCTTCTTTTGGAAAGAGCTATAAGCATATGGGgcgatttcaaattttaaaaaattccccacATTAGAAGAAGACAGCTTCATAAAAATTACTCATTTAAACTCACTTCCTATGCTCCTCAGAAATCTCCAGTCTTCCACCATCGGCAACCCCTTTTGGCTCGTCTAAAAGTTTTGGTTCTGCAACACAGGCTTTCTCTACCATTGCTGCAAAATGCTATTCTACCCCCCCAAGATTAACTGGCACCCCCCTCCCCAATTTCTGTTGCACACACTTATCCTTTATAATTCACTGCTTCTGAAAGCATTTGTTCTATACATTGGAGTTTCATGTGTCTCCTAATTTCATAGAAAATAATGTCTTCGGCACATGTTTCCtgttgttttaaaatgattttaacaaGGAGAGAAAAATGCTAGTTTCAAACTACTCCCCAAAAGAAGTCTGAGCCCTCAACATAAAACTTTTGGTTCACTTGAACCTGGAACCCAGAATCTCCAGGTTCTCCTCCCAAGTCCATGACTAACACTTTCTATGCTCCTATGCTGGGTCTGCCTTAGCTTTATAATTTCTGATATGGCAGTACACAAGGCTCACCtctagaacttttttctttttcttatctactCCCTAGGTGACTTCCTCTATAAGCATGacttttaaaatcagctttaaGCCACTGATTTACAAGTGTGTACCTCCAAGAATGATGTCCACTCTCAAATTGACATTTTATATTCATCTATATATTATATGTCAAATTTTTGAAAAGAGTTAAGTCAAACTGACAGTATGTAAAAGTTAAGCACTCAATAATCTTCCTTCTCCAAACATATTTTCTAAACCTCCCACTCTGGTTCAATATTCctcatgattcttttttttttttttttttttttttttttgtctttttgtgaccggccgcac of Cynocephalus volans isolate mCynVol1 chromosome 4, mCynVol1.pri, whole genome shotgun sequence contains these proteins:
- the LOC134374780 gene encoding zinc finger protein 658B-like isoform X3; the protein is MSSHMENFGPQIFLLCGFPGISCVPEYSVHFQEQQKMNKSYGLVSFEDVAVDFTWEEWQELDDAQRTLYRDVMLETYSNLVLLDLHIVNNQIEKSQENHSKYLWQVLITDSKTSTEERVKLEKTFNLSSNCTSNLIINSENSSEINIEKFNVCKYALPPRNPDKTHAGETPDDQNKTGKSHTHCEHLSQNNKIQVGQYPFEYSKPGKAFNTEPILLAHKKLHLGETTCKYNECGKAFYNSALLDQDITQVLRKTFQCDVCGKVFYKKSELTKHQQIHTAEKSYKCKEYDKSFMKKLSLTVHKWTHTGEKLYTCNDCGKTFHQNSLFRSRQRTYTGAKPYECNECRKSFSHNSAHHTHKRIYAGERSYKCNECGKTFYRKSDLSKHQRIHTGERPYKCNECGKTFYYKSHLSRHQRIHTGERPYKCNECGKTFYQKSNLSMHQVIHTKEKPYECNECGKTFPLKSVLSIHQRIHTGEKPYECNECGKTFHHKSILSTHQRIHTGEKPYECNECGKAFHRKSILSTHRRIHTGEKPYECKVCSKSFFYKSHLNRHKRIHTEESRYECNECGKTFPCKSNLCAHQRTHTGEKLYECKECRKSYFYKSHLNRHKRIHSGESPYKCKECGKTFHQKSILSMHQVIHTNEKPYECNQCGKAFSLNSILSIHQRIHTRGKLYECNECGKAFHRKSDLSKHQRIHTGERPYKCSECGKTFYYKSHLSRHQRIHTGERPYKCNECGKTFYQKSNLSMHQVIHTKEKPYECNECGKTFLLKSILSIHQRIHTGEKPYECNECGKAFHRKSVLSIHQRIHTGEKPYDCKERGKSFFYKSHLNRPKRIHTEESRYECNECGKTFYRKSDLSKHQRIHTGERPYKCSECGKTFYYKSHLSRHQRIHTGERPYKCNECGKTFYQKSNLSMHQVIHTKEKPYECNECGKTFPLKSVLSIHQRIHTGEKPYECNECGKTFHHKSILSTHQRIHTGEKPYECNECGKAFHRKSILSTHRRIHTGEKPYECKVCSKSFFYKSHLNRHKRIHTEESRYECNECGKTFPCRSNLFAHQRTHTGEKLYECKECRKSYFYKSHLNRHKRIHSGESPYKCSECGKTFHQKSILSMHQVIHINEKPYECNECGKTFPLKSVLSIHQRIHTRGKLYECNECGKAFHRKSDLSKHQRIHTGERPYKCSECGKTFYYKSHLSRHQRIHTGERPYKCNECGKTFYQKSNLSMHQVIHTKEKPYECNECGKTFPLKSVLSIHQRIHTGEKPYECNECGKTFHHKSILSTHQRIHTGEKPYECNECGKAFHRKSILSTHRRIHTGEKPYDCKECSKSFFYKSHLNRHKRIHTEESRYECNECGKTFPCKSNLSVHQRTHTGEKPYECKECRKFFYYKSHLNRHKKIHR